The sequence below is a genomic window from Bos taurus isolate L1 Dominette 01449 registration number 42190680 breed Hereford chromosome 7, ARS-UCD2.0, whole genome shotgun sequence.
TCCCAACCCCAGCAGGCTGACCTCTGCTCTCTACCTGTCTCCCTACCCTTCTCTGGGATAAAATCAGTTCTCCAGAAACCAAGTGACAGGTGGGGGCCCGTCAGGGCtactggaggaaggagagggagggtggaGATGGGCAAGAGAAGCCATGCCCTGGGCCCCAGTGTGCAGCGGGCAGAGACCAGCCACTTTCCCTCCCACCTTTATACTCTGCCTTTGGGCAGTAAACCAGGCTTCATTTAAGCCCACACAAGTTTTTCAATTCCTCCTCCCCCATAGGGCCCCCTGAACAGAGGTCTGCAGAAGGAGAGGCAAAGTGTGGGCAATGCCAAAGCTCCTCCCTCTAGTCCAGGGACATCTCTGGGGCCTTTGGATCCCAAAGTGGCAGGAAGACTGTAGGGCCCCGCATCTAGTTGTGATGGTCTACAACACTTGCCTCCCCACCTCCACATCCACCCCCTTTGAAGTGTTGTGGGGGGATGCAAGGGCCTGGAAGCCCCAGAGCTGTTCTCCAAGCTACCAACCCCATCATGTTACCCACCCACAGCCCTTGCTAGTGCTTCTTCTTGCTAGTTGGAGGTGAGAAGTACACTGGCCCCAGCTTAGGGAGTGGtgcaggagggtggggaggggacttcCTTTAGAGTTTGTCCCACACAGACTTGTGGAAGTTTTGTGGGAAAAGATACTCAGGTCTGAGTTGGAGGGTTTGAGGAGGCTATGCCTCCTCAGCTTGGATGTCCCTAGGGACCCTGGGGAGGCACCAAGGCCCTCGGACTCTGGCCTAGGGAGTTAGTCCAGAGGCAGGGCACCCATGGGAGGTCCTGAGATAGAGCCTAGGAGACTGGGAAGCCTCTGGACTCATACCAACCTCACCAGGCACCCTTCTGCAAGGATCTAGTAAAGTACCTTCCTCATCAGCAATTCCCCCACTCGCCCTCACAACTCAAGTGTGAGTCCGCCACGCCCAGGTCAGACTTTATTCTGGATTGGCTGGCTGTCCTGCTAGGTGCCCTGTGAGCGCAGCCCATGGATCAGCTCGTGCATCGTCTTGTTGAGAATGCCCCCATGCACACCCCGCCGGCCCATGAGCACGAGAAGCGCCCGAGGCGTGTGGCCCACGCAGATGGCGCGCCCGTCCAGACCCTTGGTGCGTGCATCCAGCACTCCGTCACCCTCCGCCAGCAGGTGGTCTCGGATGACGCAGCAACGGCGGCCCGCCACGCACAGCCCGGCCTGCAGGAAGGTGCTCCGGTCTGGCCCGGTGAGCACACCCACCTCCTGCGGTGAGATGGCCGCCAGCAGGCCCCCAGGCCTCGAGGCCCACACGCAGCGATTGTCCGAGTGGCCCACAATGGCCACGTCGTCGATGCGCTGGTCCCGAAGCACTGCACTGATGTAACCTTTC
It includes:
- the PFN3 gene encoding profilin-3 gives rise to the protein MGDWKGYISAVLRDQRIDDVAIVGHSDNRCVWASRPGGLLAAISPQEVGVLTGPDRSTFLQAGLCVAGRRCCVIRDHLLAEGDGVLDARTKGLDGRAICVGHTPRALLVLMGRRGVHGGILNKTMHELIHGLRSQGT